The Pseudomonas fulva 12-X sequence CAATGCCGAGTATCCGGGCGTGCAGGTACCGAGCAAGTTCGTCAGCGACGGGCAGATCGTGCTCAACGTGTCGCCCACCGCCGTGCGCGAGCTGTCCCTGGGGCTCGATGCGGTCAGTTTCGAAGGCCGCTTCGGTGGTGTCGCCCATAGCCTGTTCGTGCCGTCGGCCGCGGTGCTGGCGATCTATGCCCGCGAGAACGGCCAGGGCATGGTCTTCGATCAGGAGCCGCCACCGGTGGAGAGCGAAATCGAGGAGGTCGAGGACGAACCGACGCCGCCCGATGACGAGCCGCCGCGGCCCAGCGGGCGACCGAGCCTGAAGGTCGTCAAGTAAGCCCCTGGCGCTGCGTCGCATCCAAAAAAATGCCGGTCTTCTGACCGGCATTTTTCGTTTCTGGGTATCGTGAATGCCGCTTGCATGATGGCATTAAGTCACTTCGTGCAATCTGCCTGAGCCGTTGCGCTTGATTTTGCAGTTTGCACGGCGTAAAAGAACTTAATTATTTATTAAGTAATTGATATTTAACGATTATTTTTATTTTAAAAACCTGGCACAGCGCTTGCGATATTCATGGGGAAGCCACAATCCTGAAGTTGGATGTGGCGAACTTGAATGAAACAGGAGTGTTGCCCATGAAACTGCCAGTCAATAAGTTCGCTTTTGCCGCTATCACTGCAACCGCCCTGAGCCTGTCCGTGGCGGGTACCGCTTTCGCCGATACCTACAACAGCACTCAGCCGACCATGCTGGCTGCAAACACCATGGACAAGGCTGAAGAAGCCGTTTCCGACACCTGGATCACCAGCAAGGTCAAATCGTCCTTCCTGGCTGACGACGGCCTCAGCGCTCTGGACATCAAGGTCGAGACCAACAAAGGCGTGGTTTCCCTGTCCGGCGTAGTGAAGACCGAAGCCGAGCGTGATCTGGCTGTTGCCAAGGCCAAGGAAATCAAAGGCGTTCAAGCGGTTTCCGCTGACGGCCTGAAAGCTGCCGACTAATCATGCCTAACCGGCAGGCCATTGCGGCCTGCCGCTCTCCTTGGAGAATCATCATGAATTCCGACATCATCAAAGGTAAGTGGAAGCAACTCAGTGGCGACATCAAGGCGCGCTGGGGCAAGCTGACCAACGACGACGTGGATGTCGCCGAAGGCCATAGCGAATACCTGGCGGGTAAACTGCAGGAGCGCTACGGCTGGACCAAGGAAAAGGCCGAGGAAGAACTGCGCGATTTCCGCAGCAAGTACTGACCTCGCCGCTGGTAGCTACCAGCGTAATACATGAAGCCCCGGCCCATGCCGGCGCTTCGTGCTTTCTGCCTGCCGCTCGGCAGCAGGGGGTCAAGTTGTCGTCTGGCGGGCCGATACCCTGTGCACATTCGCCAGGCACAGGACGTAGCATGTCGACTATCACCCCCTCCGGCGCAAGCTCCGCGCCACCGGTCAGAACCAGGGCTGCAACCACTGCGGAGCCAGGCAAAGGCGAAGCCGGGAAGGCGGCCAGCGAACCGGAGCAGCAGCCTTCGGTCACCGTCACCCTCAGCGAGTACGCCCAGAAGCGTGCAAAGAGCATGCGTGAGGCATTTGGCAAACTGCGTGAAATGCAGGCCCGCCAGGATGAATCGCGCAAGGATGCCGCGCGCCAGCGGGTGGAAGACCTCAAGCGGCGTATCGAGATGCTCAAGAAGTTCGCGGTGGCGCTCGGGCCGTCCGCTGCCAAGGGCGTACTGAGGCAGCTCAAGGAAATGGCCCAGGAGCTGGGCCAGGCCGCCGCGGTGCTCAAGGAGCCGTCTGGCGGTGCCGCATCGACGATAGGCGCCGCTCAATCGAGTGGCAACAGTGATGCCGCCACGAACGAAACGGCCACGACCGAAGCGGTCACGGATGCCGAGATCAACGCGGATGCGCCCGATTCGAACCCAGCTATTGCCGCAGAAGTTGTCGATGAGGAGGCTGCCGATCACGAACGTGCCGAAAAAGATGACGAGCAACCTGCCAATGAAACCAACGGTGACGAACAGGCCCAGGCGGCCTTCAGCCAGGCCCGTAACGAGCGCAATGAACGACAGCGCCGCGCTGACGCCGAAGAGCTCAAGAAAGTTGCTGCCCAGCTCAAGCAGTTGTTGGCCATGGCGCGCTCGCAACTGGGCCGCAAGCCGGATCAGGACAGCAAGAAACTCGTGGAAGGTATCAATGAGCAGCTGGCCGAAGTCGATAAAGCCGTCACTGATATGAGTGGCGTCGGCCTTTCCATTTCGCTTTCCGTCGGCTCGTCGCTGTCGATCAGCGTTTAACAGGTCGTGAGGCTGGGCAGCGATTCACGCCAGAATCGCCGCCAGCGCCGCGCGGTCGACGTTGGCGCCGCTGAGCACCACGGCGGCGCGCTCGCCACGATTGATCTCGCGCTCCTGAATCAGCGCTGCCAGGGCTGCCGCGCCGGCGCCTTCGGCCAGGTTGTGGGTGTCTTCGTGGTAGATGCGCATGGCCCGGCGGATCTCGTCGTCATCGACCCGCACGATGCGCGCCGCGCCTGCGCGAATGATCTCCAGCGCTTCGGGCTGCGGCATGCGGCAGGCCATGCCGTCGGCGATGGTGTCGGCGCTGTCGGTGCAGATGATCCTCCCGGCGGCGAAACTCTGCGCATAAGCATCGGCGGCCGCGCTGACCACGCCAACCACCTCGGTATCCAGGCCGAGCAGGTCGCGGGTACGGATCACTCCGCAGATGCCCGAACCCAGGCCGATTGGTACATAGATGCGCTTGAGTGGCGGCGCGGCTTCGAACAGCTCCAGCGCATAGGTGGCCACGCCGCGGATCAGGTCCGGATGCAGCGACGGCACGAAATGCAGGCCGCGCTGCACGGCCAGTTCGGCGGCCCGGGCGCGGGCCGCATCGAAGTCGCGGCCATGCTCGATCACCTCGGCGCCCAGCGCGGCCATGGCGGCGTTCTTTTCCCGGGCATTGCCTTCAGGCACCACGATGACGATGGGTAATCCGGCCTTGCGCGCCGCCAGCGCCATGCTTTGCCCATGGTTGCCGCGGGTGGCCGAGATCAGCCCGCTGATGCCCGGCTCGCGGCGCATAAGCTGGTCCACGTAGACCAGCCCGCCGCGCACCTTGAAGGCGCCGGTCGGCGTGTGGTTCTCGTGCTTGACCCACACCTCGCAGCCGAGGCGTTCGGCCAGCAGCGGCCAGGCGAACTGCGGCGTCGCCGGAATGCTCGGGCGGATCAGGTTGACGGCTTGGCGCAGGGCGGCGAGGTCGAACATCGGGTGGTGCTCCGGGCGGGCTTTGACCAGATGCTACGGCTCGGGCATTGTATGGGTAAATCTTTATATTGCATGGCAAGCAATGTGGTTACCTGAGCTTCAGGGCAGCACGCTGCCCACTTACCTGGCGCTGGTCGAAGCGATTTCCGTGGCCATCGGCAAGGGCGAACTCAAACCCGGCGAACGCCTGCCACCGCAGCGGCGGCTGGCCTGGACGCTGGGCATCAACCCGAGCACGGTGATGCAGGCCTACCGCGAGGCGGCGCGCCGGCATCTGGTATCTGGCGAAGTGGGCCGCGGCACCTACGTGTTGGCCGATAGCCACGAAGCCAGCCTGTTCCACCTCAAGCAACCGCGACTGCCAGCCGACGGCATCGACCTGTCGACCAACGTGCCGGTGCACGATGGCGGTAGCGATGACCTGTCGCGCACCCTGCAGCGGCTGATCGACGAGGGGCGCCTGGATGCCCTGCAGGCCTACGCGCCCGCCGAGCTCGAAGAACGTGGGCGGGTGGCCGTCAGCCTGTGGCTGCAGCAACGCGGCGTGCATACGCCGCCGTCCCAGGTGGCGCTGTGCGCCGGTGCCCAGCAGGGCGTGTCGGCGGCGCTGCTGGCGCTGTGCGAGGCGGGCGACCCGGTGCTGGCCGAAGCCTTTACCGCGCCCGGCATCAAGGCCGCCGCCCGCCAGTTGCGTCTGCCGCTGCATGGCGTGGCCATGGACGAGCGCGGCATTCTCCCCCTGGATCTCGACCGCCAGGTACGCGCCACCGGTGCGCGGGTGCTGGTGCTCACGCCGTGCCTGCAGAACCCCACCGGCAGCAGCATGGATGGCGAGCGGCGCCAGCGCATCGCCGAGCTGGTGGAGCGCCATGGCCTGTGGCTGATCGAGGATGACGTCTATGGCGCTCTCGGCAGCCAGGCGCCATTGGCCGCTGCGGTGCCAACGCGCAGCCTGCTGGTCAGCAGCCTGTCGAAGACCGTGGCGCCGGGCCTGCGCCTGGGCTTCATGCACGGGCCCCAGGCGCTGCTCAAACGCATCGACCCGCAAGGCCACGCCACCAGCTGGGCGGTGTCGCCGTTGTGCCTGGCACTGGCCTGCGAGTGGATCGAGGACGGCACCGCCGCGAACAAGTTGGCCTGGCAACGCGAAGAGCTGCAACAGCGCTGGCGCCTGGCGAGCCGGGTGCTGGGTTCGCGCATGCCGCCAGGCCGCGAAGTAGCGCCGCACCTGTGGCTGCAGCCACCGGACAGCGCCGCCCTGGTGGCGGCCTGCCGGGCCGCAGGCGTGGAAGTGGTGCCGGCGGACGTGTTCGCCGTCGGTCCCGCCCAGGCCAGTGCGATTCGTATCAGCCTGGCCGCCGCGCGCAGCCGCGCCGAACTCAAGCAGGCGCTGGAACGCATCGCCGAAGCCTGGCTCCTATGAGGGAGCCCTTGCACGCTGACGGTAATAAGTGTCAGCTATGATCCGTGAAATTCACGATAAGGAACCGTGCATGTCCCTTCCTACAGACGGCGCTTTTATCGTCGTCAACACTGCCGAACAAGCCGTTGACCGCCTCGCCGCACTGCACCAGCGCGCCACCGAGGGCCTGAGCCAGGCGCTCAAGCGCTACCTGAAAGACCGCGTGCGGCCCTCCGCCGAAGAGCAGGAGCTGTTCCGCTACCCCGAGCTGCGCCTGACCTACGATTGCCAGGGCGAAGTGCCGACCACCGTGCGCGCCTACGCCAAGGTACAGGTGCCCGGCACCTACAGCGTGACCATCACCCATCCGGCGGCGTTTCGTAAGTACCTGCTCGAGCAGCTGCAGCCGCTGATGGCCGACTTCACCCTGACCGTCGAAGTCGGCGTCAGCGAGCAGTACATTCCCTATCCTTACGTGGTCGAGGGTGGTGACGAGTTGGCTGGCAGTGGCGTGACCGCCGCCGAGCTGGCTCGGGTGTTCCCCAGCACCGACCTGTCCGCCGCCACCGATGGCACCGCCGACGGCCTGTACGACTGGGAGAACATCGACCCGCTGCCCCTGGCGCTGTTCGACGCGGCACGCACCGACTTCTCGCTCAAGCGCATCCAGCACTACACCGGCAGTGACTGGCGC is a genomic window containing:
- a CDS encoding ClpXP protease specificity-enhancing factor, which gives rise to MNSSRPYLIRALYEWIVDNDCTPHLLVNAEYPGVQVPSKFVSDGQIVLNVSPTAVRELSLGLDAVSFEGRFGGVAHSLFVPSAAVLAIYARENGQGMVFDQEPPPVESEIEEVEDEPTPPDDEPPRPSGRPSLKVVK
- a CDS encoding BON domain-containing protein — translated: MKLPVNKFAFAAITATALSLSVAGTAFADTYNSTQPTMLAANTMDKAEEAVSDTWITSKVKSSFLADDGLSALDIKVETNKGVVSLSGVVKTEAERDLAVAKAKEIKGVQAVSADGLKAAD
- a CDS encoding CsbD family protein gives rise to the protein MNSDIIKGKWKQLSGDIKARWGKLTNDDVDVAEGHSEYLAGKLQERYGWTKEKAEEELRDFRSKY
- a CDS encoding threonine dehydratase, coding for MFDLAALRQAVNLIRPSIPATPQFAWPLLAERLGCEVWVKHENHTPTGAFKVRGGLVYVDQLMRREPGISGLISATRGNHGQSMALAARKAGLPIVIVVPEGNAREKNAAMAALGAEVIEHGRDFDAARARAAELAVQRGLHFVPSLHPDLIRGVATYALELFEAAPPLKRIYVPIGLGSGICGVIRTRDLLGLDTEVVGVVSAAADAYAQSFAAGRIICTDSADTIADGMACRMPQPEALEIIRAGAARIVRVDDDEIRRAMRIYHEDTHNLAEGAGAAALAALIQEREINRGERAAVVLSGANVDRAALAAILA
- a CDS encoding aminotransferase-like domain-containing protein, with the translated sequence MWLPELQGSTLPTYLALVEAISVAIGKGELKPGERLPPQRRLAWTLGINPSTVMQAYREAARRHLVSGEVGRGTYVLADSHEASLFHLKQPRLPADGIDLSTNVPVHDGGSDDLSRTLQRLIDEGRLDALQAYAPAELEERGRVAVSLWLQQRGVHTPPSQVALCAGAQQGVSAALLALCEAGDPVLAEAFTAPGIKAAARQLRLPLHGVAMDERGILPLDLDRQVRATGARVLVLTPCLQNPTGSSMDGERRQRIAELVERHGLWLIEDDVYGALGSQAPLAAAVPTRSLLVSSLSKTVAPGLRLGFMHGPQALLKRIDPQGHATSWAVSPLCLALACEWIEDGTAANKLAWQREELQQRWRLASRVLGSRMPPGREVAPHLWLQPPDSAALVAACRAAGVEVVPADVFAVGPAQASAIRISLAAARSRAELKQALERIAEAWLL